A section of the Microbacterium forte genome encodes:
- the poxB gene encoding ubiquinone-dependent pyruvate dehydrogenase, whose protein sequence is MATVAANIVKTLRANGIDRVYGLPGDSLNGFTDALRKDGGIRWVHVRHEESAAFAAAADAALTGELAVVAGSCGPGNLHLINGLYDANRSRVPVLAIAAHIPTTEIGTGYFQETHPQELFRECSVYVEYVADPKQMPRLLEIAMRAAIEQRGVAVLVIPGDVALAEIADDRAVVIERSHPVIVPSGDELARAATLLNASKKTTILAGAGVEGAHDEVIALADRLGAPIVHALRGKEFIEYDNPFDVGMTGLLGFASGYRAMEAADTLLVLGSDFPYEQFYPEHATTIQVDIRGSQLGKRHPLDLGLVGDVRATAEALLPRLAEKSDRDHLDDSTAHYRKTRAKLDDLATPTKAGRPIHPQYLARLLDEQAADDAVFTADVGSPTVWAARYLSMTENRRLIGSFTHGSMANALLHGIGAQVSHPDRQVIALAGDGGLAMMLGELLTLTQNKLPVKTIVVNNSSLNFVELEMKAAGFVNYGTALDNPSFAAIAEAMGIFARRVENSEDLPDAVREVLAHDGPALLDVVTERQELSMPPAIEAAQVKGFALYAIRTVMSGKGDELLDLARANWRQFL, encoded by the coding sequence ATGGCAACCGTCGCAGCGAACATCGTCAAGACCCTCCGCGCCAACGGGATCGACCGTGTCTACGGCCTTCCGGGTGATTCCCTCAACGGCTTCACCGACGCCCTCCGAAAGGACGGCGGCATCCGCTGGGTGCACGTGCGGCACGAGGAGTCGGCGGCCTTCGCGGCGGCGGCGGATGCGGCGCTCACGGGCGAGCTCGCCGTCGTCGCCGGCTCGTGCGGACCGGGCAACCTGCACCTGATCAACGGCCTCTACGACGCCAACCGCTCACGAGTCCCCGTGCTCGCGATCGCGGCGCACATCCCCACGACCGAGATCGGCACGGGGTACTTCCAGGAGACCCACCCGCAGGAGCTCTTCCGCGAGTGCAGCGTCTACGTCGAGTACGTCGCAGACCCCAAGCAGATGCCGCGCCTTCTCGAGATCGCGATGCGCGCGGCGATCGAGCAGCGCGGAGTCGCGGTGCTCGTGATCCCCGGCGACGTCGCCCTGGCCGAGATCGCCGACGACCGAGCCGTGGTCATCGAGCGATCCCACCCCGTGATCGTGCCGAGCGGCGACGAACTCGCCAGGGCGGCGACACTGCTCAATGCCTCGAAGAAGACCACGATCCTCGCCGGAGCCGGTGTCGAGGGCGCCCACGACGAGGTCATCGCACTCGCCGATCGGCTCGGCGCGCCGATCGTGCATGCGCTCCGAGGCAAGGAGTTCATCGAGTACGACAACCCGTTCGACGTCGGAATGACGGGCCTTCTCGGCTTCGCCTCCGGCTATCGGGCGATGGAGGCGGCTGACACGCTGCTCGTGCTGGGCAGCGACTTCCCGTACGAGCAGTTCTATCCCGAGCACGCGACGACCATCCAGGTCGACATCCGCGGCTCACAGCTCGGCAAGCGGCATCCGCTCGATCTCGGTCTGGTCGGTGATGTCCGCGCCACCGCTGAGGCACTGCTGCCGAGGCTGGCGGAGAAGAGCGACCGCGATCACCTCGATGACTCGACCGCGCACTATCGCAAGACCAGGGCGAAGCTCGACGACCTCGCGACACCGACGAAGGCCGGTCGGCCGATCCACCCGCAATACCTCGCGCGACTGCTCGATGAGCAGGCGGCAGATGACGCGGTGTTCACTGCAGATGTGGGCTCGCCGACCGTCTGGGCCGCCCGCTACCTGTCGATGACCGAGAATCGACGGCTGATCGGCTCGTTCACGCACGGATCGATGGCCAATGCCCTGCTGCACGGCATCGGCGCGCAGGTCTCGCATCCCGATCGACAGGTCATCGCACTCGCCGGCGACGGCGGACTCGCGATGATGCTGGGCGAACTGCTCACCCTCACGCAGAACAAGCTGCCCGTGAAGACGATCGTGGTGAACAACTCGTCGTTGAACTTCGTCGAGCTCGAGATGAAGGCCGCCGGTTTCGTGAACTACGGCACTGCGCTCGACAACCCGAGCTTCGCGGCGATCGCCGAGGCCATGGGAATCTTCGCCCGCCGCGTCGAGAACAGCGAGGATCTGCCGGATGCCGTCCGCGAGGTGCTCGCACACGACGGCCCCGCGCTGCTCGATGTCGTCACCGAGCGGCAGGAGCTGTCGATGCCGCCGGCGATCGAGGCCGCGCAGGTCAAGGGCTTCGCGCTGTACGCGATCCGCACGGTCATGTCGGGCAAGGGAGACGAACTGCTCGACCTCGCGCGCGCGAACTGGCGTCAGTTCCTCTGA
- a CDS encoding HSP90 family protein — MSADVQQFQVDLRGVVDLLSRHIYSSPRVYLRELLQNARDAITARREVDGGGGSIRITALTDDSGEFVLRDDGVGLNAAEVGDLLATVGRSSKRDIFDLPRSDYLGQFGIGLLSCFMVADSIVIRSRSARGGSAVEWTGSADGTFRVVEIDDDLPVGTSVHLKPRFDADELLRPAAVRELATAFAEFLPVRVTLESSNGDIDITRRAPFLDAVDDIDGAVQYGRDLLGATPLDAIELSEPATGTRGLAFVLPYAPPPGARQATRMYLGRMLLGERVDDVLPEWAFFVRAVVDSTGLAPTASRESLVDDAALERVREQLGAGIRRWVLELGLREPHRLAQFVAIHEVGLKSLVRHDDELATFITRWLTLETTHGTMRIGDLVERYPHVRYAQTVDEFRQVAGISPGSEVLVNGGYLYDADLVRMLPDLYPHVTIELVDVAGELDRLDPPPLDDRDAAMALEERAGRVLTASGCSVTVRSIDQPELAALYVADPEVLRRTDRGRTKGITGSLWGGVLDRINSTVSASRDDDLSARLCLNWSNRVVRALVRVQDDAVFARTVQLLYIQALLAGHHPLSDADRALMTTALSDLVSLSAGIEEDSIPFGDAV, encoded by the coding sequence GTGAGCGCTGACGTGCAGCAGTTCCAGGTGGACCTGCGCGGTGTCGTCGACCTCCTGAGCCGCCACATCTACTCGAGCCCGCGCGTGTATCTGCGCGAGCTGCTGCAGAACGCCCGCGACGCCATCACGGCACGACGCGAGGTCGACGGCGGAGGCGGGAGCATCCGCATCACCGCGCTGACGGACGACTCCGGCGAGTTCGTGCTGCGAGACGACGGAGTGGGCCTGAACGCCGCCGAGGTGGGCGATCTGCTCGCCACGGTCGGACGCAGCTCGAAGCGCGACATCTTCGATCTCCCTCGCAGCGACTATCTGGGTCAGTTCGGCATCGGCCTGCTCAGCTGCTTCATGGTCGCCGATTCGATCGTGATCCGCTCGCGCAGCGCACGGGGCGGTTCGGCCGTCGAGTGGACGGGCAGCGCCGACGGCACCTTCCGCGTCGTGGAGATCGACGACGACCTGCCCGTCGGCACGAGCGTGCACCTGAAGCCCCGATTCGACGCCGACGAGCTGCTGCGCCCCGCAGCCGTGCGCGAACTGGCCACCGCCTTCGCCGAGTTCCTGCCCGTGCGGGTGACGCTCGAGTCCTCGAACGGCGACATCGACATCACGAGACGCGCGCCCTTCCTCGACGCCGTCGACGACATCGACGGCGCGGTGCAGTACGGACGCGACCTGCTGGGTGCCACTCCGCTCGACGCGATCGAGCTCAGCGAACCCGCCACGGGCACTCGAGGGCTCGCTTTCGTGCTCCCCTACGCTCCCCCACCGGGTGCCCGCCAGGCGACTCGCATGTACCTCGGCAGGATGCTGCTCGGCGAGCGGGTCGACGACGTGCTGCCCGAATGGGCCTTCTTCGTGCGGGCGGTCGTCGATTCGACCGGCCTCGCCCCGACGGCGAGCCGCGAGTCACTCGTCGACGACGCGGCGCTCGAGCGCGTCCGCGAGCAGCTGGGCGCCGGCATCCGCCGCTGGGTGCTCGAGCTGGGGCTGCGCGAGCCGCACAGACTGGCCCAGTTCGTGGCGATCCACGAGGTCGGTCTGAAGTCTCTCGTGCGCCACGACGACGAGCTGGCGACGTTCATCACCCGGTGGCTCACCCTCGAGACGACGCACGGCACGATGCGCATCGGCGATCTCGTCGAGCGGTACCCGCACGTGCGCTACGCGCAGACGGTCGACGAGTTCCGCCAGGTCGCCGGCATCTCGCCCGGCTCCGAGGTCCTGGTCAACGGCGGCTACCTGTACGACGCAGACCTCGTGCGAATGCTGCCGGACCTCTACCCCCATGTCACGATCGAGCTCGTCGACGTCGCGGGTGAGCTCGACCGCCTCGACCCGCCGCCCCTCGACGACCGCGATGCCGCGATGGCGCTGGAGGAACGAGCGGGCCGCGTGCTGACGGCATCCGGATGCTCCGTCACGGTGCGTTCGATCGACCAGCCGGAGCTCGCAGCGCTCTACGTCGCCGATCCGGAGGTGCTGCGCCGGACCGACCGCGGTCGCACGAAAGGCATCACCGGATCGCTGTGGGGCGGCGTGCTCGACCGCATCAACTCGACCGTCTCGGCCTCCCGCGACGACGATCTGAGCGCGCGCCTCTGCCTGAACTGGTCGAACCGCGTCGTGCGGGCGCTCGTGCGCGTGCAGGACGACGCGGTGTTCGCCCGCACCGTGCAGCTGCTCTACATCCAGGCTCTGCTGGCCGGTCACCATCCGCTCTCCGACGCCGATCGTGCACTCATGACGACGGCGCTCTCCGACCTCGTGTCGCTGTCGGCCGGCATCGAAGAGGACTCGATCCCCTTCGGCGACGCCGTCTGA
- the secE gene encoding preprotein translocase subunit SecE: MDQDEPRGEVVAAGATREKKRGIAGFFAGIALFFRQVIAELRKVVTPTRKELVKFTAVVLVFVLIVMGIVYGLDTLFAWVTHIVFGVPGA; encoded by the coding sequence ATGGATCAGGACGAACCGCGCGGCGAGGTCGTCGCGGCCGGCGCCACCCGCGAGAAGAAGCGTGGCATCGCGGGCTTCTTCGCAGGGATCGCCCTGTTCTTCCGTCAGGTCATCGCAGAGCTGCGCAAGGTCGTCACGCCGACCCGCAAAGAGCTGGTCAAGTTCACCGCAGTGGTGCTCGTCTTCGTTCTCATCGTCATGGGCATCGTCTACGGACTGGACACCCTGTTCGCCTGGGTGACGCACATCGTCTTCGGGGTCCCGGGCGCCTGA
- the nusG gene encoding transcription termination/antitermination protein NusG has protein sequence MSERYSDDADWATAAEQSSEEDEAQEGNVLAAEEQSVTSAEHVALHIEDVDGDDDADVQDDDTDIDINDPEADAIVNDALNLDEAAESEAAAEVLNDSVAEETAELKAAEADEVTPYDGPDVNGDDDIVAGADDAESDEDDAEEDPYEAFRMDLRMLPGKWYVIHSYAGFERKVKANIEQRKSTLEVEDEIYQIEVPMEDVVEIKNGQRKMVTRVRIPGYVLVRMELTEDTWSVVRHTPGVTGFVGNAHNPTPLRFEEAFNMLKSLVEVKDVPTAKNIASKGGLAVARPLPAEVDFEVGETITIKEGSFAGLPGSISEIKPESGKLTVLVSLFERETPVELSFDQVTKMI, from the coding sequence GTGTCTGAACGATATTCCGACGACGCCGACTGGGCGACGGCTGCCGAGCAGTCCAGCGAAGAGGACGAGGCCCAGGAGGGCAACGTGCTCGCTGCGGAGGAGCAGTCGGTCACCTCGGCCGAACATGTCGCCCTCCACATCGAGGACGTCGACGGAGACGACGACGCCGACGTGCAGGACGACGACACCGACATCGACATCAACGACCCGGAGGCGGACGCTATCGTGAACGACGCTCTCAACCTGGACGAAGCGGCTGAGTCTGAGGCTGCAGCCGAGGTCCTCAACGACTCTGTGGCGGAAGAGACCGCCGAGCTCAAGGCTGCTGAGGCCGACGAGGTCACCCCGTACGACGGACCCGACGTCAACGGCGACGATGACATCGTGGCCGGGGCCGACGACGCCGAGTCCGACGAGGACGACGCCGAGGAAGACCCGTACGAGGCCTTCCGCATGGACCTCCGGATGCTTCCGGGCAAGTGGTACGTCATCCACTCGTACGCCGGATTCGAGCGCAAGGTCAAGGCCAACATCGAGCAGCGCAAGTCGACGCTCGAGGTCGAGGACGAGATCTACCAGATCGAGGTCCCGATGGAAGACGTGGTCGAGATCAAGAACGGCCAGCGCAAGATGGTCACCCGCGTGCGCATCCCGGGCTACGTGCTCGTGCGCATGGAGCTCACGGAAGACACCTGGTCGGTCGTGCGCCACACTCCCGGAGTCACCGGCTTCGTGGGCAACGCCCACAACCCGACCCCGCTGCGCTTCGAAGAGGCCTTCAACATGCTGAAGTCGCTCGTCGAGGTCAAGGACGTCCCGACGGCCAAGAACATCGCGTCGAAGGGCGGCCTCGCGGTCGCTCGTCCGCTTCCCGCCGAGGTCGACTTCGAGGTCGGCGAGACCATCACGATCAAGGAGGGCTCGTTCGCGGGTCTTCCCGGTTCGATCAGCGAGATCAAGCCCGAGAGCGGCAAGCTCACCGTGCTCGTGTCGCTCTTCGAGCGCGAGACCCCGGTCGAGCTGTCGTTCGACCAGGTCACGAAGATGATCTGA
- the rplK gene encoding 50S ribosomal protein L11 has protein sequence MAPKKKVTGLIKLQINAGAANPAPPIGPALGQHGVNIMEFCKAYNAATESQRGNVIPVEITVYEDRSFTFILKTPPAAELIKKAAGVAKGSSTPHTVKVAKITKDQVRQIAETKQADLNANDIEAASKIIAGTARSMGITVEG, from the coding sequence ATGGCACCGAAGAAGAAGGTGACCGGCCTGATCAAGCTTCAGATCAACGCCGGTGCAGCCAACCCGGCGCCGCCGATCGGCCCCGCGCTCGGTCAGCATGGCGTCAACATCATGGAGTTCTGCAAGGCGTACAACGCCGCGACCGAGTCGCAGCGCGGCAACGTCATCCCCGTCGAGATCACCGTCTACGAGGACCGCAGCTTCACGTTCATCCTGAAGACCCCGCCGGCCGCGGAGCTCATCAAGAAGGCCGCCGGTGTGGCCAAGGGCTCGTCGACGCCTCACACGGTCAAGGTCGCGAAGATCACCAAGGACCAGGTTCGTCAGATCGCCGAGACCAAGCAGGCCGACCTGAACGCTAACGACATCGAGGCTGCCTCGAAGATCATCGCCGGCACCGCCCGTTCCATGGGCATCACGGTCGAGGGCTGA
- the rplA gene encoding 50S ribosomal protein L1, whose protein sequence is MATKSKAYKAAAEKIEADRFYTPSEAVALAKETGSSKFDSTVEVALKLAVDPRKADQMVRGTVILPHGTGKTARVIVFATGPAAEAAIAAGADEVGGAELIEKVAAGWTAFDAAVSTPELMGQVGRLGKVLGPRGLMPNPKTGTVTPNTAKAVEEIKGGKIEFRVDKHANVHFVVGKSSFSAEQLDENIGAALEEIVRLKPSSSKGRYIQKGAVSTTFGPGIPLDVNAI, encoded by the coding sequence ATGGCTACGAAGTCCAAGGCTTACAAGGCTGCCGCCGAGAAGATCGAGGCAGACCGTTTCTACACTCCGAGCGAGGCAGTCGCCCTCGCGAAGGAGACCGGCTCGTCGAAGTTCGACTCGACCGTCGAGGTCGCGCTCAAGCTCGCAGTCGACCCCCGCAAGGCAGACCAGATGGTGCGTGGCACCGTCATCCTGCCCCACGGCACCGGCAAGACCGCCCGCGTCATCGTCTTCGCCACCGGCCCCGCGGCCGAGGCAGCGATCGCCGCAGGTGCAGATGAGGTCGGCGGCGCCGAGCTCATCGAGAAGGTCGCCGCAGGCTGGACCGCGTTCGACGCGGCCGTCTCGACCCCGGAGCTCATGGGCCAGGTCGGTCGTCTCGGAAAGGTCCTGGGTCCGCGTGGACTCATGCCGAACCCGAAGACCGGCACGGTGACCCCCAACACGGCCAAGGCCGTCGAGGAGATCAAGGGCGGAAAGATCGAGTTCCGCGTCGACAAGCACGCCAACGTGCACTTCGTCGTGGGCAAGTCGTCGTTCTCGGCTGAGCAGCTCGACGAGAACATCGGCGCAGCGCTCGAGGAGATCGTCCGCCTCAAGCCGTCGAGCTCGAAGGGCCGTTACATCCAGAAGGGTGCGGTGTCGACCACGTTCGGCCCCGGCATCCCGCTGGACGTCAACGCCATCTGA
- a CDS encoding transporter substrate-binding domain-containing protein — MSRRLIAVTALVVTAAALTACSGSTTPAESSSSEAGSDFGLVNDGVLTVATEGTYRPFSFHGDGGTGDLTGFDVEIIQAVADKLDLEIEFQETQWDAIFAGLDAGRFDLIANQVSINEERQEKYLFSTPYTVSPGVIVVADDDDSISSFDDLEGKTTAQSLTSNWYELATESGATVEGVEGWAQAVELLRQGRVDATINDKLTFLDYETTNSPSGLKIAAETEEAGEQAFVFTKDKTDLVEAVDGALEELRADGTLAEISDKYFGEDVTQ, encoded by the coding sequence ATGTCCCGTCGCCTCATCGCCGTCACCGCACTGGTCGTCACCGCAGCAGCACTCACCGCCTGCAGCGGAAGCACGACCCCCGCTGAGAGCAGCTCGAGCGAGGCCGGCTCGGACTTCGGTCTCGTCAACGACGGCGTGCTCACGGTCGCCACCGAAGGGACCTACCGTCCGTTCAGCTTCCACGGCGACGGCGGCACGGGTGACCTCACCGGCTTCGACGTCGAGATCATCCAGGCTGTCGCCGACAAGCTCGACCTCGAGATCGAGTTCCAGGAGACCCAGTGGGACGCGATCTTCGCGGGCCTCGACGCCGGACGCTTCGACCTCATCGCGAACCAGGTCAGCATCAACGAGGAGCGGCAGGAGAAGTACCTGTTCAGCACTCCGTACACCGTCTCGCCCGGCGTCATCGTGGTCGCCGATGACGACGACTCGATCTCCTCGTTCGACGACCTCGAAGGCAAGACCACCGCGCAGTCCCTCACCAGCAACTGGTATGAGCTGGCCACCGAGTCCGGTGCCACGGTCGAGGGCGTCGAGGGCTGGGCGCAGGCCGTCGAGCTGCTCCGCCAGGGCCGTGTCGACGCCACCATCAACGACAAGCTGACCTTCCTCGACTACGAGACCACCAACAGCCCGTCCGGTCTGAAGATCGCCGCCGAGACCGAGGAGGCGGGCGAGCAGGCGTTCGTGTTCACCAAGGACAAGACCGACCTCGTCGAGGCCGTCGACGGCGCGCTCGAAGAGCTGCGGGCAGACGGCACCCTGGCCGAGATCAGCGACAAGTACTTCGGCGAAGACGTGACGCAGTAG
- a CDS encoding amino acid ABC transporter permease: MENPWQLFFDSLGPIALAGVTVTVPLALVSFALGLVLAIGVALMRISVNPLLSGIARFYISVIRGTPMIVQLFVIFYGLGSIGLKIDPWPSAIIALSLNVGGYGAEVVRAAILSVPKGQWEAAYTVGMNRTRTLTRVILPQAARVSVPPLSNTFISLVKDTSLASLILVTELFKVAQQIASATLEFMVLYLAAALVYWVLCLVLSFGQSALERRLDRNVAR; encoded by the coding sequence ATGGAGAATCCCTGGCAGCTGTTCTTCGATTCACTCGGGCCGATAGCCCTGGCGGGAGTGACGGTGACGGTGCCGCTCGCGCTCGTGTCGTTCGCGCTGGGGCTCGTGCTCGCGATCGGCGTCGCCCTGATGAGGATCTCGGTCAATCCGCTGCTGTCGGGGATCGCCAGGTTCTACATCTCGGTGATCCGAGGCACGCCGATGATCGTCCAGTTGTTCGTGATCTTCTACGGGCTCGGGTCGATCGGACTCAAGATCGACCCGTGGCCCAGTGCGATCATCGCGCTGTCGCTCAACGTCGGCGGCTACGGGGCAGAGGTCGTGCGCGCTGCCATCCTGTCCGTCCCGAAGGGGCAGTGGGAGGCGGCGTACACGGTCGGCATGAATCGCACGCGCACGCTCACCCGCGTCATCCTTCCGCAGGCCGCACGGGTCTCGGTGCCGCCCCTGTCGAACACGTTCATCTCGCTCGTCAAGGACACCTCGCTCGCCTCGCTGATCCTTGTGACCGAGCTCTTCAAGGTCGCGCAGCAGATCGCATCGGCGACTCTGGAGTTCATGGTGCTGTATCTCGCGGCCGCCCTGGTCTACTGGGTGCTGTGCCTCGTGCTGTCGTTCGGTCAGAGCGCACTCGAGAGGAGACTGGATCGCAATGTCGCTCGCTGA
- a CDS encoding amino acid ABC transporter ATP-binding protein, whose protein sequence is MSLADAARTPHTSTADALLTVRGLHKRFGDNEVLRGIDLTLHRGEVVVLIGPSGSGKTTVLRALNGLETPDAGTIVVAGGPDIDFAPETPVSKRTRAQKRLALRDRSAMVFQHHNLFPHLSVLENVIEGPWRVQGRPKAEVVAEAQVLLARVGLADKADARPHELSGGQQQRVGIVRALALRPDLLLFDEPTSALDPELVGEVLLVIKELADEGWSMVVVTHELSFAREAADHVLFMDAGVVVEEGAPGDIFGAPQHERTKRFLTRIMRPLDGE, encoded by the coding sequence ATGTCGCTCGCTGATGCTGCACGCACGCCCCACACGTCCACCGCAGACGCTCTTCTCACGGTGCGCGGCCTGCACAAACGCTTCGGCGACAACGAGGTGCTCCGCGGCATCGATCTGACGCTGCACCGCGGCGAGGTCGTCGTGCTGATCGGCCCGAGCGGGTCGGGCAAGACGACCGTCCTGCGCGCACTCAACGGCCTCGAGACGCCCGATGCAGGCACGATCGTCGTCGCAGGCGGGCCCGACATCGACTTCGCCCCTGAGACGCCGGTGTCGAAGCGCACGCGGGCACAGAAGCGACTCGCGCTGCGTGATCGTTCGGCGATGGTCTTCCAGCACCACAACCTCTTCCCGCACCTCTCGGTGCTCGAGAACGTGATCGAGGGGCCGTGGCGCGTGCAGGGGCGCCCCAAGGCCGAGGTCGTCGCAGAAGCACAGGTGCTCCTCGCCAGGGTCGGGCTCGCCGATAAGGCGGACGCCCGCCCGCACGAGCTCTCCGGTGGGCAGCAGCAGCGTGTCGGCATCGTTCGCGCTCTCGCGCTGCGCCCCGACCTCCTGCTCTTCGACGAGCCGACCAGCGCGCTCGATCCCGAACTCGTGGGGGAGGTGCTGCTGGTGATCAAAGAGCTCGCCGATGAGGGCTGGAGCATGGTGGTCGTCACGCACGAGCTGAGCTTCGCGCGCGAGGCGGCTGACCATGTCCTGTTCATGGATGCGGGCGTCGTCGTGGAAGAGGGCGCCCCGGGCGACATCTTCGGCGCCCCGCAGCACGAGCGCACGAAGAGATTCCTCACCCGCATCATGAGGCCCCTCGACGGCGAGTGA
- a CDS encoding LysE/ArgO family amino acid transporter, with translation MLPVFSGLGLGLSLIVAIGAQNVFVLRQGIRREHVLPVVIICAVSDALLIAAGVAGLGFVISAAPWLIVVARWAGALFLLVYGILAARRAWRGGEQLRVDPAVGERATGRSSGPATATATRTALAPVVATALALTWLNPHVYLDTVLMLGSIAATHGEDRWLFAAGAIMASILWFTALGFGARYLGRWLRTERSWRILDALIAIVMITLAVSLVLPVLGA, from the coding sequence ATGCTCCCCGTGTTCTCCGGCCTCGGCCTCGGCCTGTCCCTGATCGTCGCCATCGGCGCTCAGAACGTCTTCGTCCTTCGTCAGGGCATTCGCCGTGAGCACGTGCTGCCCGTCGTCATCATCTGCGCCGTCTCGGACGCCCTGCTGATCGCCGCGGGCGTCGCCGGACTCGGATTCGTCATCTCAGCGGCTCCCTGGCTCATCGTCGTCGCTCGCTGGGCGGGTGCCCTGTTCCTGCTGGTCTACGGGATCCTCGCGGCTCGTCGAGCGTGGCGGGGCGGCGAGCAGCTGCGGGTCGACCCTGCAGTCGGTGAAAGAGCGACTGGCCGATCGAGCGGCCCTGCCACGGCGACCGCGACGCGCACTGCGCTCGCTCCGGTGGTCGCGACGGCGCTGGCGCTGACCTGGCTGAATCCCCATGTCTATCTCGACACCGTGCTGATGCTCGGATCGATCGCGGCCACCCACGGCGAGGATCGCTGGCTGTTCGCGGCCGGAGCGATCATGGCCAGCATCCTGTGGTTCACCGCGCTGGGGTTCGGCGCCCGGTACCTCGGTCGCTGGCTGCGCACCGAACGCTCATGGCGCATCCTCGACGCCCTCATCGCGATCGTCATGATCACGTTGGCTGTCAGCCTGGTGCTGCCGGTGCTCGGCGCCTGA